The segment AGATTTGCGCCACTAGCGCATGTGGATTGGCGTCGGCCGCGTCCAGCCCCTCGATGGTCTGGCGAATCTTGGCGTGATCTTGTTCGTTTGCCCAAACGACAAGCGACCCATTCTGGGGATCGCCGGCTAGCCGAGCATCGGGCGCCAAGACGCGCAGGTCGGCGAGCAGGGTGGCGATATTGGTTGACTTGGGATGGTAGACGACGGACTTCAATTCGCGTTCGGGCGACTCTTGCTTGCGCATGCTCTCGACGGTCGCCGCAATCGACTCGTGATCGGCCGGCTTGGCCCAGGCGATCAACTTCATGGCGGCGCGGTCGCCCGAGAAGCGCGCGGTCGGATAGACGCTGGCGAGCATCGAACTCAACTGCAACGGATCGGCGTCGTGTACTTCGTAGACGACAGCCTTCATCCGCTCGGCCTCCGGCGTGTTGGGCTGAGCTTGCTCAATCGCGCGGCGTACCACTTGTTGATCGCGCTTGGCGGCAAAGGCGACCAGGCTGCTGTTCTTCGAGTCGGAGACGACTTGCACTGTCGGCAACACGGTGCGGAGCACGCCAAGCACCGCGTCCGCGCTGGCCTCGCCCAGCGGATGGGACAACAGTTCCATCCGCTCGTCTTCCGGCAATTCCTGATCGAGCTGTTCGACCGTCTGGCGCACCTTGTCCTGGTCGGCGGGGCGAGCCCAGGCAATGATCTGTTTTGCCTTGGCGTCGCTGACGAACTTCACATCCGGGAGCAAGGTTTGCAGCACCGTCAGCACGCTAGTGAGATCGGCGGTGCGGATGCGGTAGCTGCGCACCTCCAACGCTTCGTCGGTGTCTGGCTCTTTGCTGACCTGCTCGATAATGTTGGAAACCAGTGCGTGTTGCTCCTCGGTGGCGAAGACGGTCAGGCCCTTGTCGGAACCGACGGGCACAACGCGCACGCCCGGCAGATCGGCGGCCAGCGCCGTGAGGGCCGCCTGGGCCCGTTTGCTTTGTTGCACCGTGAGCGGATAGCTTTTCAGCGTCGGCTTGGCCAGTGTGTTGGCTTCCAATTGCTCGATGGTGGCGCGGATCGCATTTTGATCGTCGGCGGTGGCCAGCGCCACTACGCTCTTGGTGGCGGTATCGACCGCCAGCCGCGCCTCGGGCAACATCTTCTGCAAGATCGCGAGCGCGGCGGAGGGATCGCTCTTGCGCATCGGATGCACTTCTAACTGGCGCTCGCCCGCGGCGGCCGCCGATTGGCCAAGCTTTTCGATGTTTTGAGCTATCGCTGCGTGCTGCTCGGGGGTGGCCCAGGCAATCAGTTCGCCAGAGTCGCGATCAAAGCGCAGCGTCGCGTCGGGAGCGACGACGCGTAATAGCGTGATCAGCTCGTCGCGATCCTCCTGTTTGACCGGATACTTCTCCAGGCGAGGCTTTTTGTCAGCCGCGGCGTCGGACCGAAGTTGCGTCAACACCGCCAGAATAGCGGTTTGCTTCTCCGGCGTGGTGTGCGCCATGAGCTGATCGACCTTGGCGTCGTGGACCAGCTTCACATCCGGAAACAACGCGGACAGAATATCGACGGTGGCCTTGGCGTCCAGACCCTCCAGCGGCAACACCGCCAGTTGCGGCTTCGGTGGCTCGGGCTTCGGCTCAGGCTTGGCGGGCCCCGGCATCGATTGGATCACCGCCTCGATCGGCTTCATCTTGCCCGCAGTGTCGGTCACCAGGACTTGCTTCGTTTTCGGCAACAAGGAAATCTGGCCATGTGTGCCGAGCAAGGGTTGAATTTCGGTCTTCACATCCTCTGGGTTGCGCTCGTCGATCGGAAAGACCACGCTCACCAGTTCGTACTTGCCGCGGCGCGCCGACTCGTCGAGCGTCACGCGCGGCACCAGGTCGATTGGCAGGCCATTTGCCAGATCGACCAGCATCAACATCCGCTCGCGGCGGAGCAGAGTGTAGCCTTTGCCAAGCAACACCCCATTCAACAGGTCGATCGCCTCCGGCACGGTGTACTCGCGCGTGTCGGAGTAGTTGAAGGTTCCGGGCGGCGGAGCGTCGAGCACCAACGAAAGGCCCGCTTGCTCCGCGAACCAGCTCAACACGTCGGCCCACGGCTGGTAGCGAAAGCTGAAGCGTAAGCGCAGTTTGTCGAGCGCGTCGACCGACGCCAGATGCTCGCGCTGGGCGGGGGAGAGAACTGTGGAGATTCGCTTTTCGGCGTCGACCAAGACGGCGGCGTGGTCGTCCGCCGGGGCCTGCGCTAGCGCGGCGTCGCGCTCGGCGATGATCTTCTTGACCGCCTCATTCTGCTCGGCGGTGAGTCCCAATTGGGCCTGCATCTGCGGATCGGCGAGGCGATCGAAAATGCCAGATGGTTTTGCTGTCGCCACTGGCGCCGGCTTAGGACTTGGCGCAGGTTGCGGCGCGGGTGGCTTGACCGGCGCGGCCTCTGGCTTGGGAGCGGGTTCGGACGCGGGAGCGGGTTCCACCTGGGGCGCGGCTTCGACCTTGGGAGCAGCCGGCTCGGCCGCAGCAGGAGGAGGAGTGTTTTCTTGAGCCGCCAGCGAATGGGGCAGTCCGCAGACCGCAAGCAGCAACAACCAAGAGAAAGCGCCGTTTCGCACGGGATCGCTCCAACGATGAGTTTTACGTGAGGCGGGAAAATGCGGGCGGGTGGATCGTCGGCGTCGGCTCACCAGCTAGTGTCCGTGCGCAGCGCCGCGACCATTACTATCGTAGTTGCCCGTAAAGTGGCCCGCCAGTTCGAGAATGTGCAGGCGTGGCAACCACTTAGGTCGCACGGCGCGGCGGCGGGACGGGGTTTCGGCCGACTCGCAAAGATTGCTATGCTGCGCCGCACAAGGGAAGGCGACCGCCGGGGCGACAGGACGACAATAGAACTTTTCATGACCGGAATCCGGAACTGGCTACCCGGATTGCGACGACTGGCCGACGCAATGTCAGATTCGTTCGCTTTGACCTAGCATTGCTCACGGATGGAGAGAAACCAATCCGACCGATCGCGCTGGTCGAATGCGGGGCATGCAAGGGCTTGAACCACACGGCTCCAGCCACCGAAGTTCCCTGACATAATACCGGCGCCTACCGGTGCGCCGGCGGAATGATTTCGTGCAATCCCTCACCCCACGGCTTGTACGGGATGTTCGGGTGCGTCTTCAGCTCCTCGAAGAACTCGATCAGGTACGGGTTGATGTAAACGCCGATCCAGCCGTTGTCCTGACCGGTGTAGCGGCCCGGTGAGGTTGTGAGCGCGCGCGTCGGGGCCGCGCCATTGAAGGCCATGTCGTACTGCTCACCCGGGTCCCACTGGAGGTTGTACACCGCAGGGAACTTCAGGAGCTGCTCGGGACCCATCCAGGTGTCCTTCGCCGTGAACAGCATCTTATACTGCTTCACGCGCATCCCGCCGAATGTCTGGCCGTTGAAATAGGCGAACATCTCGCGTCTACCCGGTCCCTTGCCCAGCAACGAATCAGACAAGTCGATGCCGTCGAAGATGATTGGTTTGCCGTCGTTGTCCTTCCATTGGTGCGGGGGCGGTGTGCCGCCCGCGAGCGTGACGAATGTCGGCCACCAGTCCAAATGGGAGAACATGTCGATGTTGACCGAGCCGGGCTTGATGTGCCCTGGCCACCAGGCAATCGCCGGCACGCGGAAGCCGCCTTCAAAGCTCGATCCCTTCGTCCCCCGAAACGGCGTATATCCTGCGTCCGGCCAAGCATCGACCCACGCGCCGTTGTCGGTCGTCCAAACCACCAGGGTATTCTTGTCGATGCCCAGGTCGCGGAGCGCTTGCACAACCTGCCCGGTGTTGTCGTCGAGTTCCATGAGGCTGTCGAGGTAGCCCCCACCGCCCGGCGACTTGCCCTTGAAACGGTCAGATGGATTGTTGGGATTGTGCAGCTTCAGAAAGTTCAAGTACATGAAGAATGGCTTGTCGTCCTTGGCGTGCGCCTTGAGCCAGTCGATGGCCTTGGCGCGCATGATGTCGTCGCCGGTTTTGAGATTCTCGTAGCCGAAGTTCTCGGTGGTAACCTTCGCCTTTTCGCCCGCTTTCCCCTCGAACTCCGAGAGCACGGCGAGCTTCTTCCACGTCCTCTGGAACTCCGGGTCGTTCTTGGGAAAATTGGGGTGTAGGTCCAGGTCCTCATAGGCATAGACGCCCGCGTAATAGGGCGTCATGTGATACATCTCGCCAAAACCGTTGGCGGTCGGGAAATTGGCGGGCTGGTCGCCCAGGTGCCACTTGCCCAGCTGCACGGTGGTATAGCCCTGTGCCTTGAGGGCCTGCGCGATCGTCGGCGTGACTTTGGTCAGCCCATTGGGATCGCCCGGCGCCATGACGCAAGAGAGCGAGGTTCGGATCGGGATGCGGCCAGTGATAAACGATGCGCGACCGGCGGTACAACTCGACTGGCCGTAGTAATTGACGAAGCGCATCCCCTCAGCGGCAATCCTGTCGAGATTGGGTGTCGGCGCGCCGCGCATCGCTCCACCGCCGTAGCAGCCCAAA is part of the Pirellulales bacterium genome and harbors:
- a CDS encoding arylsulfatase gives rise to the protein MKRCDMISFALVLTFLFVSFPSRVEAQSKPNIVVIMTDDVGWGDLGCYGGGAMRGAPTPNLDRIAAEGMRFVNYYGQSSCTAGRASFITGRIPIRTSLSCVMAPGDPNGLTKVTPTIAQALKAQGYTTVQLGKWHLGDQPANFPTANGFGEMYHMTPYYAGVYAYEDLDLHPNFPKNDPEFQRTWKKLAVLSEFEGKAGEKAKVTTENFGYENLKTGDDIMRAKAIDWLKAHAKDDKPFFMYLNFLKLHNPNNPSDRFKGKSPGGGGYLDSLMELDDNTGQVVQALRDLGIDKNTLVVWTTDNGAWVDAWPDAGYTPFRGTKGSSFEGGFRVPAIAWWPGHIKPGSVNIDMFSHLDWWPTFVTLAGGTPPPHQWKDNDGKPIIFDGIDLSDSLLGKGPGRREMFAYFNGQTFGGMRVKQYKMLFTAKDTWMGPEQLLKFPAVYNLQWDPGEQYDMAFNGAAPTRALTTSPGRYTGQDNGWIGVYINPYLIEFFEELKTHPNIPYKPWGEGLHEIIPPAHR